AGGTTTAAATCCTCCAACAATTGATCCAGCTCGTCATCCTCCTCAACAACCTGTTGCTTCTTCTTGCCCTTGGAGCTCATTGATACGCATGAAACCCCCACGCACAAccacaaatattttcaaaatatgaatcttgaaaatatttgcatCCACCTACGTGTACTGCAAATTGAATACCAATACACTTGACATACAATACTATATGACTTCAACGTTCTGCCCTAAAAATCGCAAAACTTTTAATACCCTAATGCCAGTATAATTTACACACGTAAactattgatttatttattcaattatctatcaattaattcatataaTTGCCCAAATAATCATAAATGCCAACAAATATGTTATTGagtcaattatttaattgctTTAACTAATAGCTTGTGTATCATAagtttatttaaatacaGTTGAGTGATCCCtgacaaattttaattattgttgaaaatttaaTCAATCGAAATTTTCCCTATTTGAAGTCGTGATATATATGTGAGTTCATATCCACGTATCTAACAGATATTAATGATAGACTACTGTCATGTTATCCTTCAATTTCGCGAAAGCTCAATGTAATATTAAGCTTGAAAATTATACTTTTTTCTTTCATAAAACATGTCCGTCTTAGCACTACCTAAATTGATAATCTTCGGACAACCATCGCGCTATGTTAACTTTCCCTTACATCTTTCTCGCATTGACAGCAAGATTTGCAATAGTAAGCGTCTGAAACGCCATACGAATTGCAAATTATGCATCTGCCCTGATTTACAGTTTGAATACCTGTTGAGTGCCATAATCACACTCGTCGCAAATCCTAACCAGGGTATGTGGACGTACATAAGAGTCGCAAATGGGACATTTTCCGTCACATTTTTCACATAATCTTCcaattgctaaataatttttcacTTACAGATTCCTGGTTGTTTTCGGCACATAATCAAATCAGGGTGATGCTTAGACATCTAACACCACAATACCACTCTCTATACTATACTGGTCAGGCATTGAATAAGTCATGTGcttttcaatataaaaatagacTATCTAAGTCTGTATTTGttctatatttattatttataaaaagtcatgtatttttatataattactcCACTGATCCACACATTACTTAATCATTCTAGTAAAATCGCTTAATGGTATATCCCCCAATCTTCTGTGAAATAATTAAGAAAACATCAATTCTAAAAGCAACCAccaattaataaatataaatttaatatagtgCTACATTTTGCACCGCGTTTAACGTTTATGTTATGATCAACTGTGGCTAAATTCATATAATCTTCAGACTAAATACCGTGTAATCATTTTAGTATCCGTGATATTGCTAAAAAACACGAGTCCTTCGACCCAAATCGGTTATCGCAACACCAATTGGGCGTTTCACACTCTGAATCCGCTTCGTAACCCTTCAATTTAAGCTTCATCTCAATCTCCTTGGTGCCGGCTTTCGGGTCGCTTGTATGAGTTATGAGCTACgttaacaatttataatatacaatttgacATGCCATTATACGAAATAATACTAGTgctatgtaaatattttcatatgtattcaacaaattgtgtaattaaCTCACAGAGGGAGTCCCGTCTAAACTGTGCTCCATGGGCTTAACATTTACTCttgttttatttaaaaagttGCTGAGTGGCCTCCTCTTCAGGCCATTAATGCCACCTGTAACTTCGCAATCACTAGTAGTGCCATAAGAAGTGGTGGACTTCACTTCGCGCAACGATACGAGTGAATACAAGGGGGTACCCATACTGAGTGTAAATAgccattttttaatttccgaatcatttttattatcaagGAGATACTCCACCGTGTCTACAAAATGACGTCTTGTATCTGCTAGTTTCCCCCCTAAGCCTAAGTTGAGGTATTGATTTAACTGGTTGATTTCTACCTTCGAGAGTTGGTGTTTGTCAATGCTTTTGatgaacaaatttattagtCTAGCAGCTACAGCGCATATTCTTGCATTCCTATCGCGGGAGAATAGGCAAAGTGCCCATAGGTAAGGCGAATCAGACCAATTTCTGCATGATCGAGAAAAATCATCCAGTGCATCATTTGCTGGTTTTCTAATTACGATCTTTTCGCATATGCTAGCTGAGAATAATGATGGTAGAAGTTGTATCTTGATCTTGCTAGTTGAATCATGTGCTTTTATGCCTATAACATGTGCCGTGAGAATTGCGTTCTTGGCTACGGTGGACCTAATGTTTTTAATATGTTCTGATACAAACTGTATCACTGGAAATATGAAATCCCAATCTAGGAGTGCCGCATTGTCCTcatttattgcaatttgTATGTTCGTAAGTACGGTAAAATCGTGCACCCAGGTTTTCTTTGTTCCATTAATATAACCCAGAGCATCGTCCAACACCTTTTTTGAAGTAATCTCGTCACTAGTACCATTATCACAATCCACCAACCCGTATGGGAGTGATGCCACTTCAGGCAATTCTTCCTGCTGGTAGTAAATGGATTGGAAGGTATTTTTGCGATAGTCGGCATTTGCAATGCTCATAATAGCGTCAGCGTCGCCGTTAGTACAATTAGAGTTAGCAGTGTCATGGCGAGATTTAGCAATCATAAGAGGTAGAAATTCAACCTGTCCCACTTTACAATTTCGAATATTACCGTCGCAGCTATTTTTATGGTCAATACTTATGGATTTGCTAAATTGTCTGTCATTCCTCAAGTTTCGGTTAGCATTCCCTCGGTCATTTATACCACACGTAATGAAGTTATCTTCAATTACACTCATAATTAAGTTGCAAATGTTTAGTGTGTTGTGCAAAAATGAGCTGTTGCAGAAAATTCATGAAGAAATTTTCTGCAGCTGACCAACCAATCGCTTTTGTAACGTGATTTTTATTGCGCCAATCGATGTATTTCGTCAgaattattcattaaataattagttatgTAGATGTGTAGGGCATTCGATAAATATTTCCTTACCCCTGTTGGGGTAAGGTTTATATAGTAGATATGCGACCACTTAGAGTACGCTTCCCCACGTGTGTCACTATCTTGTGACATGAGTATATAGTAGGGATGAAAAAGCACAATTAAACCCTTTTTGGCACTATAATTCTGCTGTCGAATgtgttataattatttttaatcataagtcacaaaattatttgcttGTGCCACTAATCGCATCGATGTATACTGTTTATTCATTCACCCGGACGCTCAATGCCAAAATATCTACATCATAgataatatacacaatCACATAGTAATAgctattattaattacaattgtaCATCATTTTTCActgaaaaatttgaaatttttcTTCAGCCAACCGAAAGGTCCATGGGTTACAaacattgtaaaataaGGAGCTACCATTCAGAGAAATTGAACCCATAAAATTAGTTACAATGGATGGATTAGGTGGTTATTTTTGGAATGCTGCCAAAGTATTCCCTGATATAGCACAGAATGTCAAATGTGCGCTCAAGGATATAGTGATACCCAGTGATGATGaaatgccaaaatatacatCTTCCCAATCATGTGGCGTCATGAAAGCTTCTCAATCGAAATTGCCTAACGTCTATACGACTGAAACCTTAGGACGGACCCCAAAAACGGTACTTAAGGTCCCGCCCTTCGGCAAGAATAGGGGAATTTCCCATCACATAAGTCCAGAACTAAACACTAGTGAACCATCGAAACAAGACATTGCACTCCCATTTCAGAAACCCAAATTATCAAGCACAACTATGAAACAAGTTGAGAGTCTGATTCCGAATATTCAAGTGCCGCAAAAGTCACTGCTCAAACTAAATAGCTCCAACGGATCAAAGTTTGGCACTATAGACGTTTTTGAGGACATCAACACGCTTAATGACAATCCATATACTCTAACATTAGAGCCTTCTATCCATAGATTGAAGGCATCTAGTCAGGCATCATTTCTAGACGGATCTCCCACTAATCTGACACAACGAAAGACATACAACCAATGTAAAATTCATACAAAGAACATGATAAGCAGCTGTTGCAGAACCTGCGATTTCTTGCCTTTATGTGAAGAATGTATTAAAGCTCACGATGAGCATACAATAATCACAATTTCCGAGGGTGTTGGTGATGTAGTTGAAGTTTTTAGGGAGTGTTTATCTGTTGTGGTAGACAGGCACAATGTGATGGAATCTCTGTTGCCTGAGATTAGACATTTTTCTGCAAAATCTGAAACTATGCTAAAAAATGTCAAACGTTCCGTTGAAAAGTCCACAACCTGTCTCATGGACGCCATCAAGGCAAGGGAAGATAGTACCAACTCTGAAATTCGCCAGCTGCTGAGTGTAGGCTCTGATAAATTGAACTCATTACACAAAGATTCTATTGCTTattctaaatatattttggaGAGATTGAAGACTTTGGAAGATTTGGAGAAAATCAGCGGCACTAATACTGGTCTAGCATTGAACACATTCATAGACTTGAAACCGGAATATGAAAGACTTATATATCAATGCCAAGACATACCCTTACTGGGTCAACCTCTAATCCAACATTGGTATATTAATCCTGgtaatattcaaaatttgttggCGACAGAGGAGATATACATAACTAATTCATCACGCAAAATAGCAGATACTTGGATTTCACTcgataataaaattaaggAGGTGGCTCAGGATCTGGAAAAGGGCAAATACCAATATATACTGTCATCTACGCCAACCTTAGAAGCTCCACTTCTTGTTGGCACTTTTTTGCGTCGCGATTGGAAGAGAAAAGAATGGTTGCAGCGTGTTGTGACTATTAGGCCGCCATTATTACTAATTCACGCACATCCAGATGATCCAAATGAAAAGGTGGAATCTTCATTCAGAATTAACACGTTGAGGTGTGAATTGTTCGAGAATTCTACTAATCCGCGCACAATTGAGGCCAGGAGACAGCATTCTAACGGATTACACCTGGAAGTTATCTCTGACCAACCACAAAGTTCTGCAAATATAGTGCTCTTGGCATCATCCTCAAGTTCAATACCAAGGATTTGGGTACAAGCATTGAATGAGCTAAAGAAGATTGAAAACGACAATGATACTAATGGTGATGACAATCCTTATAGTTCTAATGTAAAGGCTGATATATCTCCTAAATCGCCTTTATCCTTCCTAAAATATGCTAGGAATGGGGTTAAAAAATACTCTATTGAGCACACGGATATAGACGCAAGCACTGTAAATGATATCCCCGATGTGTGCCGATCACCTGTACACTTTTCTGAGCGCCAATTCACCAATGAATcagataaaaatgaatatttgcATGTGCCACAGTTGTCTTTAACTGAAACTATTGATAGTAGTTCAAAAAATACCACTTCAATAAGATCTGGAAAAGACTATGACCCATATTCACTGAATAGGAAATGGAGTCTAACAACCAAGTCACTAAACCGCAATAAGCAAAAATCGAAACTGTTTGAGCATGAGAGTAGTGTGGTGGATAATTTTGACTTTTCACAAATTCCCCAATTTGTTTACGAGGGATCGGAAAATGACGCCGATGATTATGATAAAGATCACTCATCTATACACACTGTCATTTGACAATAACTGTATACtatgaattatatatattaaccaGTTTTGAATTAGCTAAGTTtagttgatatatattaacttgttaatatgtgtattaattgtatatctaatattggtttatattattatgaatAGGTAACAAATATCATGTGCAATTAGTGctagtaataatttatatgtgGTATAGCtgctaaaaattaattattttgggaTCTTTATTCACCATCATCAGGTGATTTGTTTGTTACAATTATCCCTAtcttatattataaaatacaaaatcCATGACCATTGGGCTAATTAAAACCCCAATATACACCTTGCATAGTGTAATAGTTTgattatcaaatttcaGTGAATAAGTAGTCCAGATAGGTTTTTGAATCTAATGAAACGGTTATTTACTGTTTTAAAGATTTAAGGATTGGTCTATATAGCACAATAAGTTGTCGATTCTAAtcatattattatgtattttttaattataatgaatTGGTATGTATTTATGGCTCTctttacaattaaaactGCACCCAGttattatgtaattatacaataatgtatattataactATTCTGTTTGCTGATTCtactatatttattatcactatATGATTAGTCTATATAATTCAGAATACGGTGGTACTGGAATTTTGGTTTCAGCATAGAATAGGAATGTCAAATTagaaataattgtaatgaATAATAGATCTAAGGATTATGAAAAGGCCttctatataattaattttagcaACTGTAAACcgtaattaataaattcatattcattatCGCACATGTCATCTCtgaattacaaattattgatgTATAGATTTGTTAGGAAATTTCGCTTGTTATGATTTTAAATCTCcttaaattaataataattctGCGCTAGttaacaaatattatcaatttatacaCGATAACAGATAActtaaatatcaaaaaaagATGTTTAAAAGGGTCAATTAATGAATTGCAATGATTCTCAGCTACGAAAATGAATGTGTGTAACTAAACTCGTTTTTATACATATTGATAGTCGATTTAAGCCAATTAGTTACTGATCATGAACTATGATTAGATGTATAAATCGAAAATCGTCATATTGGTGTGTAGGGTGGATGAACTATGTAGGTTGTGTTGTGATGGAATATATGACAAACAATGTGTCTCCagtatttaaacaaatagcGTTTATTTGTGATGTTAAAAAGCTTAGCATTGTTGTACAAAGGACGACACATTCCAGTGGGTCGACTTAAGTTCAAGAATACGCTCACAAAGGGATGGAAACAAAAATCTCCTGAGATTCTACTACCTCCATTCATTCCAATACATGTATGCACTCaatataatgtatttatattgaaaaaatgcatgtctaaattttttaatatctCCCAGCACTATTCAACCCTAGCTAATTAATGTAGGAATTGAGAATAATGTTGCGACTGGATTATGACACCTGCTTCAAGGCTTGCAATGTAGCAATAGGGGACAAAAATTACTACTGGAAGGATAAGGAGGGGAGGCAGTTTCAATCCAAGTAAGTTGCAGCTTTATCAGTTCCAAAAGAGGTGTGATATTGCCATTTGAATTGGCGGCTTATGCCAGTTCCTCCTTTGGCTATAAACCAATAATGGTTAATCCGGAGCCAACTTGGCAAGATTTTCAAACTAAggtataaatttgtttgttaaatatatctatactGCAATTATTATCCTGTAGATGTTGGCTACAATCAATTGATGTTAACTATATGTGATattatgttaattatttataacttGCCaattatgaattattaCATAGAATTCAGTGCCTGTTGGCGTACTGGTGGGCCACGCAAATCATGGGAAGTCTACTCTATTTGACGCCTTAGCTGGTAAGggtttttatttattttaaccAATACTCGCAGCACAGCTAAATTAGGAACTAAGTATTCCAAAATAGAGCCCATAACGCAAAATATGAGATCTATATACATTAATGATAAGATAACCCTTATTGATACTCCTGGAcatgaattatttgaaatcCTTCGTGGCCGTTGTATCCATCTGGCAGATTTTGCACTAGTGATTGTTTCACTAGAATGCGGGGGAGAAATACAGACTAGAGATGTTATTATTCAGGCTGATAGATTCAAAGTTCCAATAATATTTGTGCTCACCAAAAGCGATCTTCCTCACATAGATCCCGAACTTACAATTGCTGAGCTTAGGAATCAATTACTGAATATGTATCATGAAGGTATAATATCTCGTGACTATACAAATGAAGTAAACAAAGCAATTTCTGTTTCATCCATAACTGGTGATAATGTTGATAGACTCTAcattacaatttttgatagactcaaaaattgtaatatacCCTTCAATCCGATTAAACCTATGAGCTTAGGCGGTGAAGATGTAAAAAAGTATCATTCATTTATTCGCAAATCAGATGCTTTGGTAGGAGCAAATGCTACACCTGCCTCCGTAGGCCTAATTGTGGATATGGAAAAACGACATGATAGAGGCGTGCTATTGAGTGTGGTTGTACGCCATGGTGTGATGGTGAAGGGGAATCATTTTGTCGCAGGTACCGCTTTTGGTCGCATAAAAAGGATTTACTTAGATGGACAAGAAGTTCAATCAGCCTCTGTGGGTCAATGTGTGCAAATACATGGGCTGAAACCTTATGGCAATGCCACAACTGATGATTTGATAATGACTTTACCCATACATTCAGCATTTAGATTATCCCAATATCGCATAAACATTTCGTTGCTTAAAGAAGCTCAAAAGTCTGGTCGTCCAATTGATATTCCATTTGGTATAGATAACATAACAACACATGAAGTGCATCAATTAGAAATGATAACTTCACTTAGTGAAATTAACATGGAAGATACGGATAAATCTGGAATTGGTGATAACGACGATGGTGATAAAGGATCAATTCTTTTGGAACCCAAGTCCAAAATAGATGAAGAAATAGATACGGGTAGCGATCTACCATCGTCAGAAAATAAAACTGCATCTGCAGGGAAAGGGCGCAAATCCAGATTCTTAAAAAGGGATTGGATTGGAAACAATTTTCAAGaaaatttagatactaATGATGATTCTAATGGATATGattatgaaaatgataGACATTATGCAAATGAGCTTCATGAACCGGAAAAAATAAGTATCTCGAACAGATATGTATTGGAAAGATGGGATACAAGAATACAACAGAGggtattatattttttatctAGGAAATTGAGCAGCAACGCCAAACCATTAACAAACGGACGCTTCTTGTGGAAGCGGAACAGCTTCGTAGAAGAGTGCTGGGAGAACCGCAACTGACGtctgatgaaattgaaagaTTTATATCAGCAGACATTGTAGATTCAAGTGTAAAAGCACACACTTCTGTCGTAtcttttgataaaaaattggtCGTTTCGGTGATAATGAGAACGAGTTTCGTCGGAAGCTTGGACATGCTATTGGACGGGTTCGAAAAAATAGAGGTACAAGTTGTTTTACGTAGAATGAATTTGGTGTCAGGATACCATTAGTACATGGCGGAATTGGCCCTATTGGGCCAACCGATGTTATTCATGcggaaattgaaaatagGCTTTCGCGCAATGTGCCAATATATGCGTTCCAAGTGCCTATATTGGCAGATGCAGTAAAACATGCCATTTTAAATAAGGtgacaattattaaatttgaccTATTTTCGGATTTGCTAGATCACCTTCGTGATAGGTGCAGGAAGGAGATCAGTAAAGCTGAATCTAGGAATAAAAGGGATTGGTACTAGGACGACAACCGCAGTAAACCATGTAATGTAATTAGTATGGTTTAAATCgctaattttataaattatgcaCACCGCTATAACTAGTCTATTAATCTAATCGTAGGTAAATAATTGGCAGAATAAAAATGCTCAAAttgatgtaatatatagtataaGAGTGTTTGTATAAACccaaatattatttcatgTGGGAAAATCATGCCTTGCTATAAAATCTGTACAATTATTGGTTTGCAATATTAAGTTTTAGTTTTGGTAgaattaaattttcataaattGTGTCAGGCCTATATTCTGAATTTCCACATTTTTACTGTGGAAATTCAGAATATAATACACTTTATGTCCGTCGATCTCGCTCAACTTTGTCTATGTATGAAGAGtacattttattttttagatTTCCATTGAAATTTGTGCTTATATCTCTTTCTTCAGCTCTTTCCCTCATCCTCCCATATTCCTCACTATACTTCGTCCTTTTG
The DNA window shown above is from Babesia microti strain RI chromosome III, complete genome and carries:
- a CDS encoding PHF5-like protein (overlaps_old_locusTagID:BBM_III02175), producing MSKHHPDLIMCRKQPGISIGRLCEKCDGKCPICDSYVRPHTLVRICDECDYGTQQGRCIICNSYGVSDAYYCKSCCQCEKDRDGCPKIINLGSAKTDMFYERKKYNFQA
- a CDS encoding conserved Plasmodium protein, unknown function (overlaps_old_locusTagID:BBM_III02175;~overlaps_old_locusTagID:BBM_III02180), which codes for MSVIEDNFITCGINDRGNANRNLRNDRQFSKSISIDHKNSCDGNIRNCKVGQVEFLPLMIAKSRHDTANSNCTNGDADAIMSIANADYRKNTFQSIYYQQEELPEVASLPYGLVDCDNGTSDEITSKKVLDDALGYINGTKKTWVHDFTVLTNIQIAINEDNAALLDWDFIFPVIQFVSEHIKNIRSTVAKNAILTAHVIGIKAHDSTSKIKIQLLPSLFSASICEKIVIRKPANDALDDFSRSCRNWSDSPYLWALCLFSRDRNARICAVAARLINLFIKSIDKHQLSKVEINQLNQYLNLGLGGKLADTRRHFVDTVEYLLDNKNDSEIKKWLFTLSMGTPLYSLVSLREVKSTTSYGTTSDCEVTGGINGLKRRPLSNFLNKTRVNVKPMEHSLDGTPSLITHTSDPKAGTKEIEMKLKLKGYEADSECETPNWCCDNRFGSKDSCFLAISRILK
- a CDS encoding conserved Plasmodium protein, unknown function (overlaps_old_locusTagID:BBM_III02185) translates to MDGLGGYFWNAAKVFPDIAQNVKCALKDIVIPSDDEMPKYTSSQSCGVMKASQSKLPNVYTTETLGRTPKTVLKVPPFGKNRGISHHISPELNTSEPSKQDIALPFQKPKLSSTTMKQVESLIPNIQVPQKSLLKLNSSNGSKFGTIDVFEDINTLNDNPYTLTLEPSIHRLKASSQASFLDGSPTNLTQRKTYNQCKIHTKNMISSCCRTCDFLPLCEECIKAHDEHTIITISEGVGDVVEVFRECLSVVVDRHNVMESLLPEIRHFSAKSETMLKNVKRSVEKSTTCLMDAIKAREDSTNSEIRQLLSVGSDKLNSLHKDSIAYSKYILERLKTLEDLEKISGTNTGLALNTFIDLKPEYERLIYQCQDIPLLGQPLIQHWYINPGNIQNLLATEEIYITNSSRKIADTWISLDNKIKEVAQDLEKGKYQYILSSTPTLEAPLLVGTFLRRDWKRKEWLQRVVTIRPPLLLIHAHPDDPNEKVESSFRINTLRCELFENSTNPRTIEARRQHSNGLHLEVISDQPQSSANIVLLASSSSSIPRIWVQALNELKKIENDNDTNGDDNPYSSNVKADISPKSPLSFLKYARNGVKKYSIEHTDIDASTVNDIPDVCRSPVHFSERQFTNESDKNEYLHVPQLSLTETIDSSSKNTTSIRSGKDYDPYSLNRKWSLTTKSLNRNKQKSKLFEHESSVVDNFDFSQIPQFVYEGSENDADDYDKDHSSIHTVI
- a CDS encoding Translation initiation factor IF-2 (overlaps_old_locusTagID:BBM_III02190) encodes the protein MLKSLALLYKGRHIPVGRLKFKNTLTKGWKQKSPEILLPPFIPIHELRIMLRLDYDTCFKACNVAIGDKNYYWKDKEGRQFQSNSKRGVILPFELAAYASSSFGYKPIMVNPEPTWQDFQTKNSVPVGVLVGHANHGKSTLFDALAGTKYSKIEPITQNMRSIYINDKITLIDTPGHELFEILRGRCIHLADFALVIVSLECGGEIQTRDVIIQADRFKVPIIFVLTKSDLPHIDPELTIAELRNQLLNMYHEGIISRDYTNEVNKAISVSSITGDNVDRLYITIFDRLKNCNIPFNPIKPMSLGGEDVKKYHSFIRKSDALVGANATPASVGLIVDMEKRHDRGVLLSVVVRHGVMVKGNHFVAGTAFGRIKRIYLDGQEVQSASVGQCVQIHGLKPYGNATTDDLIMTLPIHSAFRLSQYRINISLLKEAQKSGRPIDIPFGIDNITTHEVHQLEMITSLSEINMEDTDKSGIGDNDDGDKGSILLEPKSKIDEEIDTGSDLPSSENKTASAGKGRKSRFLKRDWIGNNFQENLDTNDDSNGYDYENDRHYANELHEPEKISISNRYVLERWDTRIQQREIEQQRQTINKRTLLVEAEQLRRRVLGEPQLTSDEIERFISADIVDSSVKAHTSVVSFDKKLVVSVIMRTSFVGSLDMLLDGFEKIENEFGVRIPLVHGGIGPIGPTDVIHAEIENRLSRNVPIYAFQVPILADAVKHAILNKVTIIKFDLFSDLLDHLRDRCRKEISKAESRNKRDWY